A single window of Archangium gephyra DNA harbors:
- a CDS encoding tetratricopeptide repeat protein, with the protein MATVTERDILQQMVVREEAGVYVLGCFERRITLYTQQIRALNLVHSLFAEERLKASSTLAVIGGGAAGLTAAAGAAIRGARVTVFEQASDLLAMFRNNRQRWLHPHLYDWPEEGSGQEQADVPVLDWKADLAGNVAERLLAQWQPLAQRYGIEVHTRVRRLQLLPGSGVPRRLTWNTESFDEGEFDAVILAVGFGTERTLEGAPSRSYWEDDNLDRLLLSPNSPKRYLISGTGDGGLIDLLRVRLRDFRHERIIQRYLRDASLGEVKTELLKLEEEFRKGRLHERDFFKKYKDLPVPKALDERLREDLRGDTAAVLNGRDASPLSARASILNRFLTSRLMRLGVRYEFGELTVKRVKDAYEVAFLDEKKHPKHVEEFDDIIVRHGPQPALEHSFKSLWDKAGARMRDLAELDQTRRPLFKSEHFAHSLSVAGVSTSTAPAVVSAPAVAPPRGDCFGREEQTRQLVAAVLAEEPRPTMVLGPPGIGKSTLTLQAYHHPEVARRYGNRRYFVRLDGATSRELMVSAVAAVLGIKSETDLWEAVKHALQSAPALLVLDNVETPWDADRSGTESLLAELRDLPGLALVCSVRGGERPFVSRSGPPIEVTRLDGEAARDLFCSIAWKVDRKDPLLERLLHEQDGLPLAIKLLAFTAEGASLENTWRLWQQERAALYERPGGGLDRQSSLSSSLEVSIKGPRMTDEARRLLSLLSKLPGGVAQEDLDRLLPGMGNGAAQVLSKVGLAFFEKGRLRMLAPILEHVRRSRNPSAEDLERMSNHYLGMPRIHGEKVGRVGGGEASTLLIVEFTNIEGVIEEELSGQRAMEAMDAAIALSKFMRFSGHGTPRILQRASEVARNKGDAGREANCIQSLGDIAFRRSQHEEARRRYEEAMPLHEQVGDVLGRANCIQSLGDIALERSQHEEARRRYEEALPLHEQVGDVLGRANCIQSLGDIALRRSQHEEARRRYEEALPLYAQVGAVLGRANCIRRLGDIALERSQHEEARRRYEEALPLYEQVGAVLGRANCIQRLGDIALRRSQHEEARRRYEEALPLHEQVGAVLGRANCIKSLGDIALERSQHEEARRRYEEALPLYEQVGAVLGRANCIRRLGDIALERSQHEEARGFFVQSLSFYMLIPEPYSIGLTHQRLARIALNVEERRRHIASARKAWESIDRSDLIQQLRDEFGDDHPGGR; encoded by the coding sequence ATGGCCACGGTCACGGAACGCGACATCCTCCAGCAGATGGTCGTACGCGAGGAGGCAGGAGTCTACGTCCTCGGGTGCTTCGAGCGGCGCATCACTCTCTACACGCAGCAGATTCGCGCCCTCAACCTCGTTCACTCCCTTTTCGCTGAGGAGCGGTTGAAGGCGAGCTCGACGCTAGCGGTCATCGGTGGAGGTGCGGCCGGGCTCACGGCCGCCGCCGGGGCCGCCATCCGTGGGGCGCGGGTCACCGTGTTCGAACAGGCGAGCGACCTGCTGGCCATGTTCCGCAATAACCGCCAGCGCTGGCTCCACCCCCACCTCTACGACTGGCCTGAGGAGGGCTCGGGGCAGGAGCAAGCGGACGTCCCCGTGCTCGACTGGAAGGCGGACCTCGCGGGCAACGTGGCGGAGCGGCTCCTCGCGCAATGGCAACCGCTGGCGCAGCGGTATGGCATCGAGGTTCACACGCGCGTTCGGCGGCTCCAACTCCTCCCGGGGTCTGGAGTCCCGCGTCGGCTCACGTGGAACACGGAGTCCTTCGATGAGGGGGAGTTCGATGCCGTCATTCTGGCGGTGGGCTTCGGTACGGAGAGGACGCTGGAGGGGGCTCCCTCCCGATCGTACTGGGAGGACGACAACCTGGATCGCCTCCTGCTTTCGCCGAATTCGCCCAAGCGCTACCTTATCTCGGGCACAGGGGACGGGGGGTTGATCGACCTGCTCCGCGTCCGCCTCCGGGATTTCCGTCACGAGCGCATCATCCAGAGATATCTCCGGGATGCCTCACTGGGCGAGGTGAAGACGGAACTGCTGAAGCTGGAGGAGGAGTTCCGCAAGGGTCGGCTCCACGAGCGGGACTTCTTCAAGAAGTACAAGGATCTTCCTGTTCCCAAGGCTCTTGATGAGCGCCTTCGAGAGGACCTGCGAGGAGATACGGCGGCTGTTCTCAACGGTCGGGACGCGTCCCCGCTCAGCGCGAGAGCCAGTATCCTCAATCGTTTCCTGACCTCACGGTTGATGAGACTGGGCGTGCGCTACGAGTTTGGGGAACTCACCGTGAAGCGCGTCAAGGATGCTTACGAGGTTGCCTTCCTTGATGAGAAAAAGCACCCGAAGCATGTCGAGGAGTTCGACGACATCATCGTCCGCCATGGCCCTCAGCCTGCCCTTGAACACTCCTTCAAGTCCCTCTGGGATAAAGCGGGCGCACGGATGCGTGACCTCGCGGAACTGGACCAAACCCGGAGGCCGCTCTTCAAGTCCGAGCACTTCGCCCATTCCTTGAGTGTGGCTGGCGTGAGCACTTCCACCGCCCCTGCCGTCGTGAGCGCGCCAGCGGTAGCTCCTCCCCGAGGGGATTGTTTCGGTCGCGAGGAGCAGACGCGCCAACTCGTGGCAGCGGTCCTGGCCGAGGAGCCCCGTCCGACGATGGTGCTCGGCCCTCCGGGCATCGGCAAGAGCACCCTGACGCTCCAGGCATACCACCACCCCGAGGTGGCCCGGCGGTACGGCAACCGGCGTTACTTCGTCCGGCTCGATGGCGCCACCTCGCGGGAGTTGATGGTCAGCGCCGTGGCCGCCGTCCTCGGCATCAAGTCGGAGACCGACCTCTGGGAAGCCGTGAAGCACGCGCTCCAGTCAGCTCCGGCGCTGCTCGTCCTCGACAATGTTGAGACCCCCTGGGACGCGGACCGCTCCGGGACGGAGTCGCTGCTGGCGGAACTGCGTGACCTTCCGGGACTGGCGCTCGTCTGCTCGGTGCGCGGCGGGGAGCGCCCTTTCGTGTCGCGGAGTGGTCCGCCCATCGAAGTGACAAGGCTCGATGGGGAGGCCGCTCGCGACCTCTTCTGCTCCATCGCCTGGAAGGTCGACCGGAAGGATCCGCTGCTCGAGCGTCTGCTCCATGAGCAGGATGGGCTTCCTCTCGCCATCAAACTGCTGGCGTTCACCGCGGAGGGGGCGTCGCTTGAGAACACCTGGAGGCTCTGGCAGCAGGAGCGCGCAGCGCTCTACGAGCGCCCCGGTGGTGGGCTCGACAGACAGTCCAGCCTGTCATCCTCGCTTGAGGTCTCCATCAAGGGGCCGCGCATGACGGATGAGGCCAGGCGGTTGTTGTCCCTTCTATCGAAGCTGCCAGGAGGCGTGGCGCAGGAAGATCTGGATCGGCTCCTGCCGGGCATGGGCAACGGAGCCGCGCAGGTGCTCTCCAAGGTCGGGCTCGCCTTCTTCGAGAAGGGACGGTTGCGCATGCTGGCGCCCATCCTGGAGCATGTGCGGCGCTCGCGAAATCCGAGCGCGGAAGACCTTGAGCGCATGAGCAACCACTACCTTGGAATGCCCAGGATACATGGGGAGAAGGTGGGACGCGTAGGAGGAGGCGAGGCGTCGACCCTCCTCATCGTCGAGTTCACAAACATCGAAGGGGTGATTGAAGAAGAACTGAGTGGACAGAGAGCCATGGAGGCCATGGACGCGGCCATCGCCTTGTCTAAATTCATGAGGTTCTCGGGGCATGGCACGCCTCGCATTTTGCAGCGGGCCAGCGAGGTAGCGCGGAACAAGGGTGATGCAGGGCGTGAGGCCAACTGCATCCAGAGTCTGGGCGACATCGCGTTCAGGCGCTCGCAGCATGAGGAGGCGCGGAGGAGGTACGAGGAGGCAATGCCCCTCCACGAGCAGGTGGGAGACGTGCTCGGGCGGGCCAACTGCATCCAGAGTCTGGGCGACATCGCGCTTGAGCGCTCGCAGCATGAGGAAGCGCGGAGGAGGTACGAGGAGGCGTTGCCTCTCCACGAGCAGGTGGGAGACGTGCTCGGGCGTGCCAACTGCATCCAGAGTCTGGGCGACATCGCGCTCAGGCGCTCGCAGCATGAGGAGGCGCGGAGGAGGTACGAAGAGGCGCTGCCCCTCTACGCGCAGGTGGGAGCCGTGCTCGGGCGGGCCAACTGCATCCGGAGACTGGGCGACATCGCGCTTGAGCGCTCGCAGCATGAGGAGGCGCGGAGGAGATACGAGGAGGCGCTGCCGCTCTACGAGCAGGTGGGAGCCGTGCTCGGGAGGGCCAACTGCATCCAGAGGCTGGGCGATATTGCACTCAGGCGCTCGCAGCATGAGGAGGCGCGGAGGAGGTACGAAGAGGCGTTGCCCCTCCACGAGCAGGTAGGAGCCGTGCTCGGGAGGGCCAACTGCATCAAGAGTCTGGGCGACATCGCGCTTGAGCGCTCGCAGCATGAGGAGGCGCGGAGGAGATACGAGGAGGCGCTGCCGCTCTACGAGCAAGTGGGAGCCGTGCTCGGGAGGGCCAACTGCATCCGGAGGCTGGGCGACATCGCGCTTGAGCGCTCGCAGCATGAGGAGGCTAGAGGTTTCTTCGTGCAGTCACTCTCCTTCTACATGCTCATCCCTGAGCCCTACTCCATTGGGTTGACACATCAGCGACTCGCTCGAATCGCTCTCAACGTTGAGGAGCGCCGTCGCCACATCGCATCTGCACGAAAAGCCTGGGAAAGCATCGACCGTTCGGACCTCATCCAGCAACTGCGCGATGAGTTTGGCGATGATCATCCTGGCGGACGGTGA
- a CDS encoding tetratricopeptide repeat protein — translation MTERNGREAWPPELTELLRKVDKLRRSGRYTEALSRMRQLTETYPRQARVLLEMGMTLGVWGGAPAEALPWYERVLEMAPGHASAHLHRALALATLGRHAEAVADFDALETVGFRKALVLHMKRAESLEVLGRYAEAERDWTLALAEDPDNPWLLHQRASARARLGRLEEAVQDITAALAAQEGEPVDAELLRDRGVLRVRLGDTAGARADFEAGLAALREGDPSGLADDLRHRLQEMG, via the coding sequence ATGACTGAGCGCAACGGGCGCGAGGCGTGGCCGCCGGAGCTCACCGAGTTGCTGCGCAAGGTGGACAAGCTGCGGCGCAGCGGACGCTACACGGAAGCGCTCTCGCGCATGCGCCAGCTCACCGAGACATACCCACGTCAGGCACGCGTGCTGCTGGAGATGGGGATGACGCTCGGCGTCTGGGGAGGGGCCCCCGCGGAGGCCCTGCCCTGGTACGAGCGCGTGCTGGAGATGGCACCCGGCCACGCCTCGGCGCACCTGCACCGCGCGCTCGCCCTGGCCACGCTGGGCCGGCATGCCGAGGCCGTGGCCGACTTCGATGCGTTGGAGACCGTGGGCTTCCGCAAGGCGCTCGTGCTCCACATGAAACGCGCCGAGTCGCTGGAGGTGCTCGGCCGGTACGCGGAGGCCGAGCGGGATTGGACGCTCGCGCTCGCGGAGGACCCGGACAATCCCTGGCTGCTGCACCAGCGGGCCTCGGCGCGGGCGAGGCTGGGCCGGCTGGAGGAAGCGGTGCAAGACATCACGGCTGCGCTCGCCGCACAGGAGGGCGAGCCGGTGGACGCGGAGCTGCTGCGCGACCGGGGCGTGCTGCGCGTGAGATTGGGTGACACGGCTGGGGCCCGCGCGGACTTCGAAGCGGGACTCGCGGCGCTGCGCGAGGGAGATCCATCCGGGCTCGCTGACGACCTGCGCCACAGGCTTCAGGAGATGGGCTGA
- a CDS encoding PepSY domain-containing protein produces the protein MPSPARVTRKVSEAEAPAPTLVAPPRPGPSRTVVWLRRLRPLHRWVGVPLTLLILLSSLTGILLGWKKYVAVLQPPVQRGASLEARDWQPLHLISAAAEVGLREHLGVAPGPIDRLDVRPSKGVAKVLFRQGFWEVQVDLTTARVLSVDRRASDFIETLHDGSFLGEASRAAMSTLLGLGLLVLSFSGLWLWWGPKRVRRSTPSARDT, from the coding sequence ATGCCGTCGCCCGCTCGCGTCACCCGAAAAGTCTCGGAAGCCGAGGCACCCGCCCCCACGCTCGTCGCCCCTCCTCGTCCGGGTCCCTCGCGCACGGTGGTGTGGTTGCGCCGGCTGCGCCCGTTGCACCGCTGGGTGGGCGTTCCGCTCACGCTCCTCATCCTGCTCAGCAGCCTGACAGGCATCCTCCTGGGCTGGAAGAAGTACGTCGCCGTGCTCCAGCCCCCCGTGCAACGCGGGGCCTCGCTCGAGGCCCGGGACTGGCAGCCGCTCCACCTCATCTCCGCGGCCGCGGAGGTGGGACTGCGCGAGCACCTGGGCGTGGCTCCCGGCCCCATCGACCGGCTCGACGTGCGCCCCTCCAAGGGCGTGGCCAAGGTCCTCTTCCGCCAGGGCTTCTGGGAGGTGCAGGTGGACCTCACCACCGCCCGCGTCCTCTCGGTGGATCGCCGCGCCTCGGACTTCATCGAGACCCTCCATGATGGCTCCTTCCTCGGCGAGGCCTCCCGCGCCGCGATGAGCACCCTGTTGGGACTCGGACTCCTGGTACTGTCCTTCTCGGGTCTCTGGCTCTGGTGGGGCCCGAAGCGGGTCCGCCGCTCCACTCCCTCTGCTCGCGACACCTGA
- a CDS encoding TonB-dependent receptor, whose translation MSQPPRARRALLWSCSLSLLCHALPAGAQEQPPAETPPAEAPSSPEAPAARPDPSRAAAGETLVQSTSIPKPLMPASRVGSEVTAEELSRRPARSTPEALLEEEGIFVQRTNHAGGHPIIRGLLGHQVLVLVDGVRLNNAVTRAGPNQYLNTVDPFLVERLELVRGPSSVLYGSDAIGGVVNVLTLTPRFSSEGKPRFPASFRAQAGSADMSLQGSLRLGVELPDTAAVGVVTGRDFNDLRGGADIGVQRYTGYTEYDAAVKARQRLSPGAILMVQYQAARQSDAPRTDRSVPGDFRVFSLQERDFLHGQLTLSGAGPFHRVRVDASALRQSERTDRFRIARDRIEREDANVWTLGLRAEGERGLSWNNASLRVGADVFHDKVTGGATRGAILVPGAFETRPELARYPGSPTALATGLFGLFQMDLGTSATGHVGARAQLNRTHLPADNRLELQFPGSPVLPATDALALGAAGELGFQQRASEDVTLFANLGSGFRAPNVDDYLRLGAEGPGFVLPARDLVPEFSYTGEVGGRFQRGDVARVQAVYAYTFIDNLVTAVPTEFNGEQYTPDGLRYLARTNADNAQVHAVELSGQVKPVRSLTLLAQAAWVFSSQKRLDPLEPAAPPQTEPFNKSPPLNGLVRATWEPVDFAFVEGVFQWAAKQERLSAADREDIRMCPESPGCQGTPGWAAVHLRAGARWRWFTTTLELRNLTDASYRFHASGVDAPGRSVTLALEGSL comes from the coding sequence ATGTCTCAGCCTCCTCGCGCCCGGCGCGCCCTCCTCTGGTCGTGCTCCCTCTCCCTGCTGTGCCACGCCCTCCCCGCGGGGGCGCAGGAGCAGCCCCCGGCGGAGACTCCTCCCGCCGAGGCTCCCTCTTCGCCGGAAGCCCCCGCCGCCAGACCGGACCCGTCCAGGGCCGCCGCGGGGGAGACGCTGGTGCAGTCCACCAGCATCCCCAAGCCGCTGATGCCCGCCTCGCGCGTGGGCTCGGAGGTGACGGCCGAGGAGCTCTCCCGCCGTCCCGCGCGCTCCACGCCCGAGGCGCTCCTGGAGGAGGAGGGCATCTTCGTCCAGCGCACCAACCACGCCGGTGGCCACCCCATCATCCGCGGTCTGCTCGGCCACCAGGTGCTCGTCCTCGTGGACGGCGTGCGCCTCAACAACGCCGTCACGCGCGCGGGCCCCAACCAGTACCTCAACACGGTGGACCCCTTCCTCGTCGAGCGGCTGGAGCTCGTCCGCGGCCCGTCCTCGGTGCTCTACGGCTCGGACGCCATCGGTGGCGTCGTCAACGTGCTCACCCTGACGCCGCGCTTCTCCTCCGAGGGCAAGCCGCGCTTCCCCGCGAGCTTCCGGGCCCAGGCGGGCAGCGCGGACATGAGCCTGCAGGGCAGCCTGCGCCTGGGCGTGGAGCTGCCGGACACGGCGGCCGTCGGCGTGGTGACGGGGCGGGACTTCAATGACCTGCGCGGTGGCGCGGACATCGGCGTGCAGCGCTACACGGGCTACACCGAGTACGACGCGGCGGTGAAGGCGCGCCAGCGGCTGTCTCCCGGCGCCATCCTCATGGTGCAGTACCAGGCCGCGCGCCAGAGCGACGCGCCGCGCACGGACCGCTCGGTGCCCGGCGACTTCCGCGTCTTCTCCCTCCAGGAGCGCGACTTCCTGCACGGCCAGCTCACCCTGAGCGGCGCGGGGCCCTTCCACCGCGTGCGCGTGGACGCGAGCGCGCTGCGGCAGAGCGAGCGCACGGACCGCTTCCGCATCGCGCGGGACCGCATCGAGCGCGAGGACGCGAACGTGTGGACGCTCGGCCTGCGCGCCGAGGGTGAGCGGGGGCTCTCGTGGAACAACGCGAGCCTGCGCGTGGGGGCGGATGTCTTCCACGACAAGGTGACGGGCGGGGCCACGCGGGGCGCCATCCTCGTGCCGGGGGCCTTCGAGACGCGTCCGGAGCTGGCGCGCTACCCGGGCTCGCCCACCGCGCTGGCCACGGGCCTCTTCGGCCTGTTCCAGATGGACCTGGGCACGAGCGCCACGGGCCACGTGGGGGCGCGGGCGCAGCTCAACCGCACGCACCTGCCCGCGGACAACCGTCTGGAGTTGCAGTTCCCGGGCAGCCCCGTGCTGCCGGCCACCGATGCGCTGGCGCTGGGCGCGGCGGGTGAGCTGGGTTTCCAGCAGCGGGCGAGCGAGGACGTGACGCTCTTCGCCAACCTGGGCTCGGGCTTCCGCGCGCCCAACGTGGATGACTACCTGCGCCTGGGCGCCGAGGGCCCGGGCTTCGTGCTGCCCGCCCGCGACCTGGTCCCCGAGTTCTCCTACACCGGCGAGGTGGGCGGTCGCTTCCAGCGCGGCGACGTGGCGCGGGTGCAGGCCGTGTATGCCTATACGTTCATCGACAACCTGGTGACGGCGGTGCCCACCGAGTTCAACGGCGAGCAGTACACGCCGGACGGGCTGCGGTACCTGGCGCGCACCAACGCGGACAACGCGCAGGTGCACGCGGTGGAGCTGTCCGGGCAGGTGAAGCCGGTGCGCTCGCTGACGCTGCTGGCGCAGGCCGCGTGGGTGTTCTCCTCGCAGAAGCGGTTGGATCCGCTCGAGCCCGCGGCGCCGCCCCAGACGGAGCCCTTCAACAAGTCCCCGCCGCTCAACGGGCTGGTGCGCGCCACGTGGGAGCCGGTGGACTTCGCCTTCGTGGAGGGCGTGTTCCAGTGGGCGGCGAAGCAGGAGCGGCTGAGCGCGGCGGACCGCGAGGACATCCGCATGTGCCCCGAGTCGCCCGGCTGCCAGGGGACGCCGGGCTGGGCGGCGGTGCACCTGCGGGCCGGGGCCCGCTGGCGCTGGTTCACCACGACACTGGAGCTGCGCAACCTCACGGACGCCTCGTACCGCTTCCACGCCTCGGGTGTGGACGCGCCGGGCCGCTCGGTGACGCTCGCGCTGGAGGGAAGCCTGTGA
- a CDS encoding formylglycine-generating enzyme family protein: MRIRIVAIATVISISGCQCGPLPCETDSRGEGMTADVCIPGGSFEMGHEKLPLPKLREGYTSMPRNDWAPAHTVTLKPFHIDSHEVTWGQYRACVEAGRCSTEALQRYPETRNALSDPAFENLPVDKVTFADALTYCTWVGKRLPTEAEWERAARGTNGRDYPWGNAPPSQELLETPVSYVGSQRPGQVGSHPEDVTPEGVSDLFASVSEWVLDYYDPFYYQKSPSDDPMGPEAPVFLEEPHEYGQGNWVSSRGERAVRGSLPSRFGGDDWEDSRGAPAWFRGAEEPGFGNGFRCARDDRPLEVPPAKGLWR, from the coding sequence ATGCGTATTCGCATCGTGGCCATCGCCACGGTCATCTCCATCTCGGGTTGTCAGTGCGGTCCCCTGCCCTGTGAGACGGACTCGCGGGGTGAAGGGATGACCGCGGACGTGTGCATTCCGGGCGGCTCCTTCGAGATGGGCCACGAGAAGCTGCCCCTACCCAAGCTCCGGGAGGGCTACACGTCCATGCCCCGTAACGACTGGGCACCCGCGCATACCGTCACGTTGAAACCCTTCCATATCGACAGTCACGAGGTGACCTGGGGACAGTACCGTGCGTGTGTCGAGGCGGGCAGGTGCTCCACGGAAGCCCTCCAGCGTTACCCCGAGACAAGGAATGCGCTGAGTGACCCGGCCTTCGAGAACCTTCCGGTGGACAAGGTGACCTTCGCCGATGCGCTCACCTACTGCACCTGGGTGGGGAAGCGGTTGCCGACGGAGGCCGAGTGGGAGCGGGCAGCGCGGGGAACGAATGGGCGCGACTACCCGTGGGGCAACGCGCCTCCATCGCAGGAACTCCTGGAGACACCTGTCTCTTATGTGGGAAGCCAGCGGCCAGGCCAGGTGGGCAGTCACCCCGAGGACGTCACACCGGAGGGGGTGTCCGACCTCTTCGCCAGCGTGTCGGAGTGGGTGCTCGACTACTACGATCCGTTCTATTACCAGAAGAGCCCCAGCGATGACCCCATGGGCCCCGAGGCGCCGGTCTTTCTCGAGGAGCCCCATGAGTACGGTCAGGGCAATTGGGTGAGTTCCCGAGGGGAGCGTGCCGTGCGCGGGTCTCTCCCGAGCCGTTTCGGCGGTGACGACTGGGAGGATTCCCGCGGTGCCCCCGCCTGGTTCCGCGGGGCGGAAGAGCCAGGTTTTGGAAACGGCTTCCGTTGTGCGCGGGATGACCGGCCCCTGGAGGTGCCACCCGCCAAGGGGCTCTGGCGCTAG
- a CDS encoding PKD domain-containing protein, producing the protein MRFAWIASAAFLLPLAVGCPKTDAGTNAGEGRCELMLQAASAFEPLRAEDEPPVCGGSREARKNAASIDDMENCVCDRSEELAGKLIDPGAQLRHLQERNGGKELIPGCKQNSAEDFFLADAVGCYQLGYVNGFTKRSMQGLGGNGHDGDEHVTLCPFGPEDQGVHNGRDPVRFANREIDLRSGDFLEAEFQWCRWFGGPITAFEDPLHDPPLASVRWDEFRPQKGERVSLVGDWVIDQGGWTELHEVRLGAVVRPHPGVPDVWHLLTSGIFAERTVQQDFLSIDIPVPRSTDPLKTQLKCDRVATDVSGCFNEGIRSLEVSADSERGVCKVRIERAEGNVGARALSGRYCGDTHRRNDINNAFNGPDVNCPCFSWNGELDEAGGDLHQDMVCANLGFTDFTAIDRCMFDGFYKLPSFMREYPEDISRIAFAGDIRAEWTAAPELRAATVAGGSHLWSCDCACDDPSKPGTAVVARVQGCGPAGGQPGGDAIGPEACARACGGEFCGGDAECRLGQCRALGTGTGNPTLVASAACMSPPPETRVAHAGDYRIDLLSEQSFVEVGEVDGDGDFTPLGRGRVMGGFWTNVVNPAAGRELEFANFELFSEDFLVIKEVGGVELGRVSVQNAQAFTTTRFRAQLGSEAASTNFIVLPGRLELGVRAKVDGSTGGSQFLNEGALTGSFDPATRTFSMDGQGQGSDGKAVRFHLQGQVVNVPPVANPGPDRVVECTSPKGTPVSLDGRASSDPDGQPIAHYQWFEGDVGLGNEVTQSTLATLGRHRYDLHVYDGDWASDRETFSVQVQDTTPPDLDVSVSPVCLWPPNHEFQLFKLGREVAYGLSDVCDAEPQVKIVSVTSDEPVDAPGSGSTGPDVRFGPTTACVRAERSGSGPGRSYTVVLEARDASGNMSRKSVKVVVPHDGGDHPECQQATGLDELSEACEQ; encoded by the coding sequence ATGCGTTTCGCCTGGATCGCCAGCGCGGCCTTTCTCTTGCCGCTGGCGGTGGGCTGCCCGAAGACGGATGCGGGCACGAACGCGGGTGAGGGCCGCTGCGAACTCATGTTGCAGGCCGCGAGCGCTTTCGAGCCCTTGAGGGCGGAGGACGAGCCGCCTGTTTGTGGTGGCAGCCGCGAGGCACGCAAGAACGCTGCTTCCATCGACGACATGGAGAATTGCGTCTGTGACCGGAGCGAGGAGCTCGCGGGCAAGCTGATCGATCCCGGAGCTCAGCTACGGCATCTCCAGGAGCGCAACGGGGGCAAGGAGTTGATTCCGGGCTGCAAGCAAAACTCGGCTGAGGACTTCTTCCTGGCCGATGCCGTGGGGTGCTACCAACTCGGCTACGTCAATGGGTTCACCAAGCGTTCCATGCAGGGACTCGGGGGAAATGGGCACGACGGAGACGAGCACGTGACGTTGTGCCCCTTCGGCCCTGAAGATCAGGGTGTTCATAACGGCAGGGATCCCGTGCGCTTCGCGAACCGCGAGATCGACCTCCGCAGTGGAGACTTCCTCGAGGCCGAGTTCCAGTGGTGCCGTTGGTTTGGTGGTCCCATTACCGCCTTCGAAGACCCCCTGCACGACCCGCCCCTGGCCAGCGTGCGCTGGGACGAGTTCCGGCCACAGAAGGGGGAGCGCGTTTCACTGGTGGGGGATTGGGTGATCGACCAGGGGGGCTGGACGGAGCTTCACGAGGTGCGTTTGGGCGCGGTGGTGCGGCCTCATCCCGGCGTGCCCGACGTCTGGCATCTGCTGACGAGTGGCATCTTCGCCGAGAGAACCGTGCAGCAGGACTTCCTGTCCATCGACATTCCGGTACCGCGCTCGACCGACCCACTCAAAACGCAACTGAAGTGCGACCGGGTTGCAACGGATGTTTCGGGTTGCTTCAACGAAGGCATCAGGTCCCTGGAAGTCAGCGCCGATTCGGAGAGAGGCGTTTGCAAGGTGCGCATCGAACGCGCGGAGGGAAATGTGGGTGCCCGGGCCCTCTCCGGACGCTATTGCGGTGATACCCACCGCAGGAATGACATCAACAACGCCTTCAACGGGCCCGACGTCAACTGCCCGTGCTTCAGTTGGAATGGGGAACTGGATGAAGCCGGAGGCGACCTGCACCAGGATATGGTCTGCGCGAATCTGGGCTTCACCGACTTCACGGCCATCGACCGGTGCATGTTCGACGGCTTCTACAAGTTGCCCTCGTTCATGAGGGAGTACCCGGAGGACATCAGCCGGATCGCCTTCGCCGGTGACATCCGAGCCGAGTGGACGGCGGCTCCCGAGCTGCGCGCCGCCACCGTTGCCGGAGGTTCCCACCTCTGGTCCTGTGACTGTGCCTGTGATGATCCCTCCAAGCCCGGCACGGCTGTCGTCGCGCGGGTGCAGGGCTGTGGGCCCGCGGGTGGGCAGCCGGGCGGCGATGCCATCGGACCCGAGGCGTGTGCCCGCGCCTGTGGCGGTGAGTTCTGCGGCGGGGACGCCGAATGCCGCCTGGGCCAGTGCCGCGCGCTCGGGACCGGCACCGGAAATCCCACCCTCGTCGCGTCAGCGGCGTGCATGTCTCCTCCTCCCGAGACGCGCGTGGCCCATGCGGGCGACTATCGGATCGACCTGCTCTCCGAGCAGTCGTTCGTCGAGGTGGGCGAAGTCGATGGTGATGGCGATTTCACGCCCCTGGGCCGTGGGCGGGTGATGGGAGGCTTCTGGACGAACGTCGTCAACCCGGCCGCGGGCCGGGAACTGGAGTTCGCGAACTTCGAGCTGTTTTCCGAAGACTTCCTGGTCATCAAGGAGGTGGGTGGCGTGGAGCTGGGGCGGGTTTCCGTTCAGAACGCCCAGGCCTTCACCACCACGCGCTTCCGCGCTCAGCTGGGCTCCGAGGCCGCTTCCACGAACTTCATCGTGCTGCCGGGACGGCTCGAGCTCGGGGTGAGGGCGAAGGTGGACGGGTCCACCGGAGGCTCCCAGTTCCTCAACGAGGGCGCGCTGACGGGCTCCTTCGACCCGGCCACCCGGACGTTCAGCATGGATGGGCAGGGGCAGGGCTCCGATGGCAAGGCGGTGCGCTTCCATCTCCAGGGCCAGGTGGTGAACGTCCCTCCGGTGGCGAATCCGGGGCCCGACCGGGTCGTCGAATGCACTTCGCCCAAGGGCACCCCCGTGAGCCTCGATGGCAGGGCTTCGAGTGACCCGGATGGCCAGCCCATCGCGCACTACCAATGGTTCGAGGGCGACGTGGGGCTCGGCAACGAGGTGACCCAGAGCACCCTCGCGACGCTCGGCCGGCACCGCTATGACCTGCATGTCTACGATGGCGACTGGGCGAGCGACCGTGAGACCTTCTCCGTCCAGGTCCAGGACACCACGCCTCCGGACCTCGACGTCTCCGTGTCACCCGTGTGTCTCTGGCCGCCCAACCACGAGTTCCAGCTGTTCAAGCTGGGCCGCGAGGTCGCTTATGGCTTGAGTGATGTGTGCGATGCCGAGCCCCAGGTGAAGATCGTCTCCGTCACGAGTGACGAACCGGTGGATGCCCCGGGCTCTGGCTCGACCGGACCCGATGTGCGGTTCGGCCCGACCACGGCCTGCGTCCGCGCGGAACGTTCGGGCTCCGGCCCGGGACGCAGCTACACCGTGGTGCTCGAAGCACGCGACGCCTCGGGCAACATGTCGCGCAAGAGCGTCAAGGTCGTCGTGCCGCATGATGGCGGAGACCACCCGGAGTGCCAGCAAGCCACGGGCCTCGACGAGCTCTCCGAGGCCTGCGAGCAGTAG